In a genomic window of Onychomys torridus unplaced genomic scaffold, mOncTor1.1, whole genome shotgun sequence:
- the LOC118575700 gene encoding LOW QUALITY PROTEIN: fibroblast growth factor receptor 3-like (The sequence of the model RefSeq protein was modified relative to this genomic sequence to represent the inferred CDS: substituted 3 bases at 3 genomic stop codons), whose translation MWFGRKPVGTLFGLGGLPWNPTSATCWQEQKTLTSQPLTRQTQVNQKCAPKVDAAPVRVTRQEDPGPEPLQQEQVTFGSGDTMELICSLPGGVSTGCTVWSKDGTRLVASYRILVAPQRLQVLNASHEDAGVYICHQQLTRGTMCRFTVHVTERFPHWPILHAELPANQTAILGSDVEFYCKVYSDAQPHIQWLKHVEVNGSKMGPDGKPHVTLLKISGINTTGDKELEVLSLHNITFEDSGEYTCLAGNYFGFSHCSALLEVLPAERELAEGNEAASLSIGTISFWVGFSLSILMVATVTLFYLHGASRKGLSPPAVHRSSXFTPERQVTVESYFSENSDIPLVHLVHPFSKEHTVMANSSELELPADPKWEISRTRLTLGSPLGEGCFGQIFMAEAIVINMDSAANPVTVAVKMLTNDASNQDLLALVSEMEMMKIIGKHVNIINLLGACTXGGPLYVLMEYAAKGDLQEFLRAQRPPGIDYSHTSRLAEQQLTCKDLVSCAYQVARDMEYLASQKCIHRDLAAXNVLVTEDNVMKIADFGLAHDVRSLAYYRRTTNGRVPVKWMAPESMFDRVYTHQNDVWSFGILLWEIFTLGGSPYPGIPPEDLFKLLKEGYQMDKPANCTHDRYVIMRQCWHEVPSQRPTFKLLVEDLDGILTVTSPNVYLDLSIPFEQYLPGGDDTHSPSSLEMTVHSRPATPNPTKELDTSDVRDQESHRPSSS comes from the exons ATGTGGTTTGGGAGAAAACCGGTAGGCACCCTCTTTGGACTTGGTGGCCTGCCCTGGAACCCAacctctgccacatgctggcaggagcagaagaCTTTGACATCCCAACCACTGACCCGGCAAACCCAGGTGAACCAGAAGTGTGCACCCAAAGTGGACGCTGCCCCTGTTCGCGTTACCCGGCAGG AGGACCCAGGGCCTGAGCCTCTCCAGCAGGAACAGGTGACCTTTGGCAGTGGGGACACGATGGAGCTGATCTGCTCTCTGCCTGGAGGTGTCTCCACAGGCTGCACTGTCTGGTCTAAGGATGGCACAAGGCTGGTAGCCTCCTACCGCATCCTAGTGGCGCCTCAGAGGCTACAAGTGCTGAATGCCTCCCATGAGGATGCCGGGGTCTACATCTGTCATCAGCAGCTCACTCGGGGTACGATGTGCCGTTTCACAGTGCATGTGACAG AGCGCTTCCCACATTGGCCCATCCTGCATGCTGAGCTGCCAGCGAACCAGACAGCCATTCTAGGCAGTGATGTAGAGTTCTACTGCAAGGTGTATAGTGATGCCCAACCACACATCCAGTGGCTGAAGCATGTTGAGGTGAATGGCAGTAAGATGGGCCCTGATGGCAAGCCCCATGTCACCCTGCTCAAG ATATCAGGCATTAACACTACTGGCGACAAGGAGCTAGAAGTTCTGTCCTTGCACAATATCACCTTTGAGGACTCAGGGGAATACACCTGCCTGGCAGGCAATTATTTCGGGTTTTCCCATTGCTCTGCATTGCTAGAGGTGCTGCCAG CTGAGAGAGAGCTGGCAGAGGGTAATGAGGCTGCCAGCTTATCCATAGGCACCATCAGCTTCTGGGTAGGCTTCTCCCTCTCAATTTTGATGGTAGCAACTGTGACACTCTTCTACCTGCATGGAGCTTCAAGAAAGGGCCTGAGCCCTCCTGCTGTTCACAGGAGTTCTTGATTCACACCTGAGCGACAG GTGACCGTGGAGTCCTACTTCTCCGAGAACTCTGATATACCCCTGGTCCACCTCGTCCACCCATTCTCAAAAGAACATACTGTTATGGCTAATAGTTCTGAGCTTGAGCTGCCTGCTGACCCAAAGTGGGAAATATCTAGAACTCG GTTGACACTTGGCAGTCCTCTGGGAGAAGGCTGCTTTGGCCAGATTTTTATGGCAGAGGCTATTGTCATTAACATGGACAGTGCTGCCAACCCTGTCACTGTGGCTGTGAAAATGCTGACAa ATGATGCCAGTAACCAGGACTTGTTGGCTCTGGTGTCTGAGATGGAGATGATGAAAATTATTGGCAAGCACGTGAACATTATCAACCTTCTGGGAGCCTGCACATAGGGAG GGCCACTGTATGTGCTGATGGAGTATGCAGCCAAGGGCGACCTACAGGAGTTCCTGCGGGCACAAAGGCCCCCAGGCATAGACTACTCTCACACCTCCAGACTGGCAGAGCAACAGCTTACCTGCAAAGATTTAGTGTCCTGTGCCTATCAGGTGGCCCGGGACATGGAGTACCTGGCTTCTCAGAAG TGCATTCACAGAGACTTGGCTGCCTGAAACGTGCTAGTGACTGAGGACAATGTGATGAAGATTGCAGACTTTGGCCTGGCTCATGATGTGCGCAGCCTGGCATACTATAGGAGGACCACAAAT GGCCGGGTACCTGTAAAATGGATGGCACCAGAGTCCATGTTTGACCGAGTCTACACTCACCAGAATGATGT CTGGTCCTTTGGAATCCTTCTCTGGGAGATCTTTACACTGGGGGGCTCACCATATCCTGGCATCCCACCAGAAGACCTTTTCAAGCTATTGAAAGAGGGCTACCAAATGGACAAGCCTGCCAACTGCACACATGACCG GTATGTGATCATGCGGCAATGTTGGCATGAAGTGCCTTCACAGAGGCCCACCTTCAAGCTTCTGGTAGAGGATTTGGATGGCATCCTTACTGTGACTTCACCCAAT